The Acidimicrobiia bacterium genome includes the window CGGCAAGTCGGCGGCGCTCAGCCCATTGGTCGCCGGGAATTCAACAACCTCGATATCGGCAAGGTCGAACCCGAGCTTCGTAAACTCCATGTGTTGTTCGGCGTACGGGGTCTCCTTGGTAATGAAGTTCGGCGATACCTGGAACCGTTCGACGATCTGCGGATACGCCACCCCGACGATGAGGGCCACCACCAGCCACCCGCCCCCGGCGACGGCGGGCAACAGCCAACGCTTCTGCCAGATATTCGCCAAGAAGACGAACCCCGCAACCAAAGCCACAATGGCGAGAAGCCGGTTGGCCGGGATCTGTGCGTTGACATCGGTAAAGAAAGCCCCCCGGTACGGCTCTCCCGGAGCGTCGAGCAGATCATATGAGTCGAGTAAATATCCCCAGGCCTTCGTGAAAGCCAAGGCTGCCAGGATCACACTGACATGTGACTTGACCCCCGGGCGCACCTCGGGCGGGCGGTCGGGTAGGAGTTTGATGCCGCCGTTGAGGTAATGGATAACCGCCACCACAATCAGCGTGATGACCAGTTGGGTGAAAAGCCAAACGTTGACCATTCGCATGAACGGCAACTGGAACACATACAACGAAAGATCGTTTCCAAACACCGGATCGAGCTTCCCGAACGACTCCGGGTTCAGGAACTGCAGGGCTGGGAGCGCCCAATCGACCGTTGATCCGGCACTCAGGAGGGCGAACACGCCAGCGATCAGCAGCAGGATCCGGCGCATGCGTGGCTCCAACCAGTCGTTGAAGCGCTCGATCATTTCGTCCTGCCCCTCGATCACCAGCAGATCGAAGCGGGGTGAAATCCTTTCGGCGGCATAGAGGTTCGAATACAGGATCACAAACGAGAGTACGAAACCCACGACTCCAAGTGCCAGCCGACTTCCATTAAGGGTCCACCAAACCGACGTGAGATTGACCGAATCGAACCACAAGTAGTCGGTCCACAAAACGGCCAATCTCCGGAGAACCTCGTAGGCCGCAAAGAGAACAACCGCGATGATGACCAGATTGAGCCGACGAGGAGCCCCGGTTGATGGTGATGAGTTAGAGATCATGAACCGCCATTCTATGGCGATTCAAAACTCATGCGTCGAGTACGACCGTACAAGAGCATTCGTTGTGAAGTGGAGGCACCACAGAACCGGCGAACCCACGGCTTGGTGAGACCGGTCCGGCCTCGGCCATCGTGCGACACTCGATACAACCTCGTCCGGCCACAGCCCACACCATCGTGGGTGCCTCAACGCTAACGAGAGCCCTGGCAATCCCCCGGTGGTAGGCGGCCCGAGCGATAGCCCGCACCCGCCGTTCGGCAGTATCGGTCCGCCAGGCGCGGTAGGCCCGACTAACGGCCGAGGCTGCGGCGCGTGGACCGTCCCCTTTGGAAGCCGCCGTAACCAGATCGGCGGCGATGGCCTCGGCAAACTCAACGCTGACATTGGGAATATCAGACTTGTGCGACTTGGGTCGGCCCGGATTCGAGCCGGTCATCTCCTCGACTGCTTCATAGCCAGCCGCGAACGATTCCTGAGCAACGATTGTCAGGCCACCATGAACCCGTTCGGTCAGTTCGGCGACATCCGGCTCCCACTCGTCTTCTGCAACTCGCATGTGCTCGAGGGCGATGTTCTGGGCCTCGGTGAGCTGGCGCTTGATGTCGCGAAGGACCCGATTCATAATCGGCAGCAACAGATGATCCCTCAGTTCAAGGGCATCCGCGGGGGCCTCGACGGTAGCGGCCACCAGGCGGTCCACTTGGGTCGGTTCCTCATCCGTGTCCAGCTGACGGGCGTCGTGAACCTGTTCCTGAACATCGCTCTCGGCCACCGCGGCGGTCACGACCAGAATTTCGGCTGTTTCACGCAACGCCGCGAACAGCCCGCCTAAGTCGTCCGGGTCAGGCTCGGCCGGCTGCACCGTCTCTTCCGCAGCAGCCTCGACCTGCGGAGTTTCCACGGTCTGTTCACCGGAGTCGACTTCGTCGGCAGTGGCGGTTGCGTCATCACCGGGTTCAAGCTCCTTAGCAGCAGTCTCATCTTCGCCGGTCTCGTCTTGAGCAGTGACGTCCGTCCCTTCGACTTCGTCGTGCTTGGCCGGGATGATCTTGATTATCGAGAACTCTGCTTCCTCAGGTTCGTCGGGCACCCGAGGAGCGTTGAGCCGGCGAACCTCCTCGGCCATTTCGGAGGCATCGATTGGAGCGGCATTCGGAGTGTCGACTCGCTTTGGCGCAGGAATAAGCTTGATGCCGTCCGAATCCCAGCCAGGGCTATCGGCCGAAGGCTTTTCGATAACCTTTACGGAGGAGTCGACATACGCGGCGGCCGGAGGGGCGGCCTCAAGTTCTTCGCGTTTACGCTTCAAGTCATCTTCGAGGCGAGCCACGGCGACCTGAACGGAGTCGAGTTCAGAAAGTAGCTCAACCCGGCGAACTTCCAGCGATCGAGCTCGTTCCTGAGCAGCATCGGCCTGGGTTCTCGCCTTTTCGACGATCTCATCATGTTGGGCGCGGGCGTCGACCAGGAGCCGCTCCGATTCCATTCGGGCCAGCCTCATGAGCTCTTCGCTCTCGCGGCGAGCATTCGACTGGATTCGATGAGCGTCACGTTCGGCTTTGCCAACGATGGCCAGCGCTTCCCGAGCCGCCTCTTCAACGGCATGCTTTGCCTCGTCCAAAGACTGCTCGATGAGCGTTTCAGCAGCAATCCAGGCGTCGCGCCGCAAATTCTCGGCCGCTTCGCCGGCCTCCCGACGAGACAGCTCGATCTCTTTGTGAGCCGAATCACGCCAGGCGGTCACCTCACTGGTGGCTCGATTTCGCAATGTGTCAGCGGCTTGATGGGCTGCCTCAAGAATGTGTCTGAGTTCGTCTGCGAACGAGTTGAAGTCGATCGAGGTCTCGCCCATTTGCTCGAGCCGGGCAAGGAGCGCGTCCTTTTCGCGAGCCAGTTCACTGATGCGAGCAGCCTGGCCCTCGATGTATGAGTTGACCTGACCCTGATCAAACCCTCGTAGTTTGGTCGAGAAGGTCGGCGAATCTTCGAAGCCGGTGGACATGGGCGCCACGATACCGCGCCCCGTGTCGATATCCGGCGCTTTCAGACCGAAATCACGACTGTTGACCGGTCAGGTACGCGAGCGCGTCGAGATATGTCTCAACCCGAACCTTCTCGATGTCTACGTCAAATCCCTCTAATTCATCCCAGTTGTCGGCAGGGACGAACATCACATCCGCTCCGGTCGCCTGGGCGGCGACGACCTTCTGGCGGATACCCCCGATCGGTCCAACCGAGCCATCAAGGTCAATCGTGCCGGTGCCGGCGATGACCCGGCCGCCCGCCAGGTCTTCTTCGGACAGCATGTCAATCAGGGTTAGCGTGTACATGAGACCCGCCGAAGGCCCTCCCACATTGGTCGTATCGATCTCTATGTCGATCCCCGACGTATAACGCCAGTTGTAGGTGGTAGCCAGAAACCCGACCATGGGCCGGGATGGATCGGACACATGCTCGACGAGCGTCACCGTTAGCGAGACCGGCTCCCCGTCGCGCAGAAGGTCAAGGGCGACCTCGTCGCCGACGGCACGCTCACCAATCAACGACGTCAGATCGCCGGAAGTCATTACCGGGACACCATCGACCTTGACGATCACATCGTCAGGCAGAAGCACGCCCTCGACCGGTGAGCCCTCGGTGAGCCCGGCCACAAGCACACCATCGCCACTGACGGTCACGTCATATCCGAGGTAATTGAGCGCCACGTAGACGGCGTTGGTCTTGGACTCGTCCATCGAAAGCCGATTCCTGGCGCGGTACTCCTCATCGGTTTGACCGACCGGTCGAACCGCCTCACGGGGAATAATGTCGACGGAGCTCTCGAACTGGGCCAACGCATACTCGATCACCGAAACCGGAGACAGCGAGATCGTCAGCATATAGAACTCGCCGTCAATCGGGTCCGGGTTGGCCATCGTGACGAGATCATCGATTTCGTATGCCGGACCGGGTGAAAATGAATAGTACGGAAGCGTGACCGACGCACCGACACCGATCAATATTGCAGCGATCACGATGACGACCGCAAGGACGACCGGCCAACGCGCCGGGCGGTCGGGCGTCCTGGTATCAACCGCTGGAGGAAGGAGGGTGTCCATCGAACGCATGGTAACTGTCCGGGATGCTTATCCTGCGCTCGCTCAAGGATCGAATCGCGAAAGCGACCAAGGCTGATAGCGAAGGGTTATCATCGTGGCTATGCGACCCGAACTAATCATGATCGACGAACAACGCGATGGCGAAAGCCTGACGGTCGTAGCCGTTCTCATCAGGAACAACGAGGAGTTCCGCGGCCAGGCCACTGGACCCGCCGATGCCTCCACTCACCTCGACATCGTTTGCCGGGCGACGCTCGAAGCTGCCAAGGTCGCCAGCGACCGACAACTCGACGTCGATTTCGCCGGGCTCGCCATCACCGACGTGCAGTCAAAGCCGATTGCTCTGGCCCTGGTACGGGTCGACAACGGCGAGAACGTCTACGTCGGTACCGCTCGCGTGAAGTCAGATGGTGCCACCAAGGCGGTCGCCCGGGCCATCATGGATGCCATCAACCGGCCACTGTTCGGCTAGCCACCGATAACCCCATGCGGTCCGATTCGCGGGGTCATCGGGTAACCACCCTTCAACGAGCTGCCTCGAATTCTCGCCGCCAAGCTCGTCGAGCGACCCATAAAAAAGAGGCCCGGCAGATGCCGGGCCTCTTTTCAATTGGCCGTGGTCGAACTAACGAAGTTCGACACTGGCGCCGGCAGCCTCAAGGGTCGCTTTGGCTTTTTCGGCATCTTCTTTGCTGGCACCTTCAAGAACGGTACCGTTCGCTTCGACGAGATCCTTGGCCTCTTTGAGACCAAGGTTCGTGATGCCACGGACCTCTTTGATGACCTGGATCTTCTTGTCACCGGGGCTGGTCAGGACAACATCGAACTCGTCCTTTTCTTCCTCGACGACAACATCACCGGCGGCAGCAGGAGCCATCGCCATGGCCATCGGAGCGGCAGCAGTTACCTCAAACTTCTCTTCGAACGCATCCAAGAAATCTTTGAGTTCCAGGACGGTCATTTCTCCAAAGACGTCCAATAGGTCGTCTGTACTCATCTTCGTTTTCGCCATGGTTATTCCTCCTCGGCGGCCTCGGCGACTGGCGCCTCGGTCTCTGGTTCGGTCACAACTTCTTCGTCAGCCTCGGCTGCCGGTTCAGAAACGACTTCTTCGTCAGCAGCGGCCTCTACCTGAGCAGGAGCCTCTCCGTCTGTGTCGGTCGCCTCTTGAGAAGCGGTAGCTTCCGTAGGTTCGGCCGCGTCTTGCGAAGCGGGCGCATCCTGGGAAGCGGGGTCGGTTTCTTTCTTTTCAAGCAGTTGCGAGAACAGCGACGCGGCATCGCGCGTGAACGACTGGAGCATCCCGGCAAAGTTGACCAACGGTGCCTTGGCAGCACCAGCTATCTTGGCCAACAGGACTTCGCGAGGCTCAATGTCAGCGAGCTTGGTCACCGACTCAGGGGTCAGCATCTCAGTGCCAAGAACGCCTGACTTGATAACCAATGCGTCGTTCTCTTTCGCAAAATCCCGAAGGACCTTGGCGATCGAAACGGCGTCAGTATCAGCGAAGGCCAAACCGGTGGGACCCGTGAGGTCATCACCAAATTCGATCCCAAGCTCATCGGCGGCTCGACGAGCCAACGACATCTTGACAACCTTGAACTCACCACCAGCTGCCCGAAGCGCCCGACGGAGCTTCTGCTGCTGGTTGACGCTCAGCCCACGGTACTCGGCGAGGTAAGTAGCCCGCGCCGAGCCCAACCGGTCTCTGATCTCTTCAACTGCCTGGACCTTCTCAGGTCGTGGCATAGACTCCTCCTCAATAGGAAAAGGTTCTTCGACCGCAGAACGAAGAACCTCAGAGGAGGGCTTCAACCTGCGTAGGACGAGCTTGTCGCTCTTTTGACCTCAAAGGGTCCGACGGTCTGGGGTCGAAGACTGGTCTTTTGACCAGGCTTGGAGTTGTGCCTGCAAGCATACCGGCAGGACTTCTCTGTGTCATATCCACGGGTTTTCTTCAGACGCACTCACGCGCCGTGACCGGATGAGGCCATTCTCTCCCGAACTTTCACGCGCCGTGGCATTCCATGAAATTCGCCGTAGACAGGTTCGGGAAGAGGCGCGATAGTCGAAACAGATACCCGGGGCATCACACCGGGCGGGGATAGACAACGGAAAGGCTGTCAGACAGACAAACCACTAAGACCTTCCTAACGCAGACAGATCTGTCGGGCAAGTCGCAGGAGCGACCCACTCTCTCAGAGCAATCGTGGACCCTACCCTGCGCGGTTGCGAACAGCTCCGGCGAAAGCCCTGACTCTGCTCAGCGAACGTCATCCCCACATCGAAGAACGCCCGGTCCGCAGCCCGGGCGTTCTTCTTGATTGGACGGGCGGCGAAACGTCCGGTTCGAGCCCACGCTCAGGCAACTGCAACATCGTCGGACGGTTGGCCAACGAAAACTATCGGACGATCAGGAAACGCTAAGCCTTCTTCTTTGGCACATACGGCTGAACCCGGATACCGGGGCCCATCGTTGATGCCACCGAGACGTTTCGGATGTAGACACCTTTTGAGGCAGCCGGGCGGGCGCGGCTGATTTCGCCAGAGATCGCTACGAAGTTCTCGAACAGCTTGTCGGCCTCGAACGAGACCTTGCCGATCGGGACATGCACGTTGCCGAATTTGTCGTTGCGGTATTCGATACGGCCGCCCTTGAATTCGGTTACGGCCTTGCCGATGTCCTGGGTCACGGTGCCAGCCTTCGGGTTAGGCATCAAGCCTCGTGGTCCGAGCACTCGACCGAGCGTTCCTACTTTGGCCATCATGTCGGGTGAGGCGATCATCAAATCGAAGTCGAGGGCATGGCCGGCCGTAAGTTCCGCAACAAGCTCTTCGCCACCAACGAGATCGGCACCGGCTGCTTCAGCTTCCGCGTGTTTTTCGGATGAGGCGATCACTGCAATGCGGACCGTCTTTCCGGTTCCGTTCGGGAGCGACACGGTTCCTCGCACCAGTTGATCGGCTTTGCGAGGGTCGATGCCAAGTCGAAACGCCACCTCGACGGTTTCGTCAAACGTGGCCGATGCCAGAGACTTGACGAGCTCAAACGCCTCTTCGGCCTCATAATCGTTCTTGTCGTCATACCGCTTTTTTGCTTCAACCGTCTTCTTACCGGCCATGTCTACTTTCTCCTTGTGGTCCAAGCGGCCGAAGCCTCCCACGTAATCGTCTCTTTGCTTCTAACTTCTCGCAGTTTCGGCAAAGCCGAAAGTGCATCCTGATTCTTCGAATCAGGCTGTGGTCCAAGCGGCCGAAGCCTCCCACGTATACGCTCTCTAAATTATCCGCAGTTTCGGCAAAGCCGTCCCTGCTACCGCAGCAGTTTTGGCGAGCCAAAACTGCAACCTGATTCGAAGAATCAGGCGATCAGCCCTTGACAGTGATGCCCATCGAACGAGCGGTGCCCTCGATGATCTTCATGGCTGCCTCGATGTCATTGGCATTGAGGTCGATCATCTTGGTCTCGGCGATCTGACGTACCTGGTCACGGGTGACCGATCCCACCTTGACGGTGTGAGGCGTGGCGGAACCCTTCTCAAGGCGCGCAGCCTGACGGAGTAGAACCGGTGCCGGCGGCGTCTTGGTGATAAACGTAAATGACCGATCTTCAAAGACCGAGATTTCCACCGGAATGATGGTCCCGGTCTGCTTCGCCGTTGCCTCGTTGTACGCCTTGACGAAGTCCATGATGTTGACACCGTGCTGACCAAGCGCCGGACCAACGGGCGGGGCCGGGCTGGCTTGGCCAGCCGGGATCTGCAGTTTGATTACGGTCATCAGTCTCTTGCGACCCATTATGTTTCCTTGATTTGAGGGTTTGGTTGCTTCTCAGGCTCCGATCAGAAGCGGATGCCGGCATCGGAGCAAGACGCCACCATCGGATCAGGCCTGAAGGCGAAGCCGAGGCTTCCCCGAATGTTTGGTTAGTTCTTTTGAATGTCGGTGAAACCCAATTCCAGTGGAGTGTCTCGCCCAAAGATGTCGACGAGAACGGTGACTTTGGACTGATCGAGGTTGATGGATTCGATGATGCCGTTGAAATCGGCGAATGGCCCAACCACAACCCTGACCGAATCGCCCATTTCCCACTCGGGTTTGAATTGCGGAGCTTTGGCCTCTTCGTCGACTTCGGCGCCACCGAGGAACCGTTCTACCTCTCGCCGGGACAGTGGAACGGGCTTCGTACCCGAACCAACGAATCCGGTGACGGCTGGCGTGTTACGAACGGCATACCACGTGTCGTCATCGAGATACATGCGGCACAGGACATAGCCGGGCAACGACTTGCGTTGTACGGTCTCTTTCTTGCCATTCTTGATTTCGACGACGTCTTCCATCGGGATGACGATTTCAAAGATGCGGTCTTCAAGATGCATGGACTTCGTACGGGTTTCCAGGTTCATCTTGACTTTGTTCTCATACCCGGAATACGAGTTGATCACATACCAGTCGCCTTGCTTGTCGTAAGGGCTGACCGGCTTGGCCGGTACGACCTCGGCCGGTTCGGCTACGACGGGTTCCGCTTCGGCAGGTACGGCGTCCGCAAGCGGCTCGACGACCTCGGCCACGACCGATTCGACCGCGACCTCGCCGTCTACGTCAGTCGTCGGCGCGGCGTCAAGTTCGGGAGCCTCAGCTTCTTCGATCTCTTCAACCGCGTCGTCTTGCGCGATGTCACTCATATTCCCAACTCCAAGATGTACAGAAGACCCGCTTTAAAACCTATGTCAATCGCGAACACGAATGCGGTCAGCGCGACGGTGGTGATCATCGTCACGGTGGTGAAGGCCACCATCTGCTCCCGGGTCGGCCACGACACTCGCTTCAGTTCCGCCCGGACTTCCTTGAGGAAGTGCCAGACACGCCGGAAAAAGGGTTCCCTGGCCTTCGTGGCCGGGGCAGCCCGCTTGGCAGCGGCGCGCTGAACAGCAGACTTTCCAGCCTGCGATTCTTTCTCCTGCTGTGCGGCCCTTTCAAGACGCCGTTGCTCACGATCTTGGATGCGGCGTTGATCTCGGTTCATGATCTTGTTGGTTCCTCATTCTGTCCGTGAAGCAGGGGTGGTGGGGTTCGAACCCACAACCTCCGGTTTTGGAGACCGGCGCTCTGCCAGTTCGAGCTACACCCCTCTGGAGGGGAATTTCAGGCGCGGTAAGCAAGTATACGAATCCAAAGGTCGAACTGTAAAGCCGAGACGGAACTACGCGTCCGGATCGGACCGCGAAACCAGGGGATTCCGTCTCGAACCGACCGCCGCCAGGGCAACTCCAACACAAACGGCCAGCCCGGCCGCAACCGCCAGCCTTCCCCATGAGCGTGACTTATACGGGTCATCAAGGCGCCCCATTACCGCGTCGACGAGCGAAGCCGGCGGAGTCCAGGAGTACCTCCGACCCTCTTCAAGAAGTTTGGCAATCTGTCGAAGTCGATCGGCCTCGCTTCGACAGACCAAACAGGACGACAAGTGGGTGGCGATCGATTCGGGTAGCGGCGTTGACGAACCGATGTATTCGGGAAGCAGTCTTCCGATCGATCGACAGCGCATCTGATAGGTCCGCGAAGCGGCCGCGGCTCCAATCCGATCGAGATTCACCAGTCGACATCCACAAGGAGAGCCCGAAGGCGTCGTCTGGCCCGATGCAGTCGCACCTTGGCGGCGCCGGCGGTAATCCCGAGCGCCTCAGCGATCTCAAGATGCGACCAGCCTTCGACGTCTTTGAGGACCACCACCATTCGCTGTTCGGCTGTCAGCGTATTGAGCGCTTCACGCAACGCCACCGCCAGATGGAGCGTGTCGTCAAGATGACCGGGGTTGTGTCGGCGAGTTTCGTCTACAACCGTTCGAACCTCGTCGATGTCGGCATGCCGGTGACGCTTCTGGCGGCGCCGGTGAGTCCAGGCCGTATTGACGGTGATGCGATGCAGCCACGTTGAAAAGGCCGCATCCCCGCGAAACGCCGGCAGGGCTCGCCAGGCACGGACGAACGTCTCCTGAGCGACATCTTCGGCGAGATGGGGGTCGCGCACGAGTCGAACGGCCAACGTGTAGACATCCCGCTGATTCTGCTCAACGAGTTGGCGAAAGGCGTCCCGGTCGCCTGACTGAGCGGCCTCCACCCAGTGATCGTTGGGGTGAATCGGGTGCGAACTCATCGAGTCACCCGCACCTGGGCAGTGACACAGACCTCACCAGCCGAGGCGAGAGTCATATCGACTTGAGCTGCGGTCGAGTCCATAGCCGTTACGGTACCGCTAATCCGCCCACTATCTCCTGCCAGGAGCGGCTTCTTGAACCGGACGGACGCCCTGGACAACGGCACGGGTGCGTCAGTGTGCCGCCCGGCAGCCTGGAACAACCAGGCGGCAAGGAGCAGGCCGTGACAGATAACCCGTGGCAGACCCCCCGCCCGCGCGGTGGCATGATCCCAGTGGATTGGATTGAAGTCAGAAGAGGCCGAGGCGTAGCGAACCAGGTCTGCCCGGCTCGCCGATTTCGAAACCGGTGCGATGGCTGATCCGGCAGAAGGCATCCGCTCGGGGCGGACTATCTGGTTGTCACCGCGCCGATGAACGTCTGGCTCGACCTGTTCGGCATCACTTGCCGGCGGTGCCTCCGGCGACATGATGAAGGTGGAAGACGAAGAGATCACCGGTTCTCCGCCATGATCCACAATGGCAGCCCCGAAGGACACGAACGCCATGCCGCCACGTTCGCGAATCCGCTCAACCGTCGCAGTAACGGCCAGCTCACTGCCGATCAGAACCGGCCGATGCCACTCGAACGTCTGATCCGCATGTAACAAAATGCGGTTGTAGTCGCCAACATCCGACCCGAACAAGAATTCGGGAGCTGCGGCGAATAGAGCCACCGACGCTATCGACGGCGGAGCAAATGTCGTCCACCGGATCGGATCATCACCCGTGGCCGCCACATAAGCACTCACCAGCTGGGGCGTAACGGCCACCGAAAACGGTCCATATGACCGGCCAGCCAGATGATCGATACTCATGAGTTCACAGTAGTCGCGCCTCTCGCCCGACGCCGTTCCGCCCGGCCCATATACGACGGTCAGTCCAACCCGGGCCCGGTTCCTACTACCAAACCACCATGCAGTCTGTAACGCTCCACCAGCCTTTTTACCGGCCACCTTCCGACGACGGGGCCTTCCCCCCCAACCGGACCTAACGACTCTGGGAGGTGCGTACCAGCGGTCACACTGCGTGGATTCACAGCGTTGCTCTAACCCGGTCCAGCTGCAAAAAGAAAAGGACGGCCGGGTGGCCGTCCTTTCTTGAGACCCACAAATTCCGCCCGCAGGTTCAGTGCTGGACACGGTACCACTAAGCACATCCGTGTTGTTTTGAGAATCCCGTACTTACTTGCAGCTAGTCCGAATCACCCGAAAGGCGAGCAGCAGAACGCGGAGAACCACTCGCTCCGCCGCACACCGAAACGAGGCCCCGGGGGCCTCGTTTCGTTCAGCGAGTTTCTTTGTGATTGGTGTGTGTTCGACACCATGAGCAGTACTTGGATAGTTCCAAGCGCTCTTTCGTGTTGGACTTGTTTTTGGTCGTCACGTAGTTGCGATGTTTGCACGTCTCGCAAGCCAGCGTGATGGCCGGTCGTTTGTCAGAGGGCATTCTCTGGTTTCCTTCGGTTTTGCAGAACCCGGGCGGGAATTTCCCGCCCGGGAGCTGCGAAGCTCAGATGAGCTATTTGATCACCTTCGTGACGAAGCCGGCAC containing:
- a CDS encoding DivIVA domain-containing protein, with the translated sequence MSTGFEDSPTFSTKLRGFDQGQVNSYIEGQAARISELAREKDALLARLEQMGETSIDFNSFADELRHILEAAHQAADTLRNRATSEVTAWRDSAHKEIELSRREAGEAAENLRRDAWIAAETLIEQSLDEAKHAVEEAAREALAIVGKAERDAHRIQSNARRESEELMRLARMESERLLVDARAQHDEIVEKARTQADAAQERARSLEVRRVELLSELDSVQVAVARLEDDLKRKREELEAAPPAAAYVDSSVKVIEKPSADSPGWDSDGIKLIPAPKRVDTPNAAPIDASEMAEEVRRLNAPRVPDEPEEAEFSIIKIIPAKHDEVEGTDVTAQDETGEDETAAKELEPGDDATATADEVDSGEQTVETPQVEAAAEETVQPAEPDPDDLGGLFAALRETAEILVVTAAVAESDVQEQVHDARQLDTDEEPTQVDRLVAATVEAPADALELRDHLLLPIMNRVLRDIKRQLTEAQNIALEHMRVAEDEWEPDVAELTERVHGGLTIVAQESFAAGYEAVEEMTGSNPGRPKSHKSDIPNVSVEFAEAIAADLVTAASKGDGPRAAASAVSRAYRAWRTDTAERRVRAIARAAYHRGIARALVSVEAPTMVWAVAGRGCIECRTMAEAGPVSPSRGFAGSVVPPLHNECSCTVVLDA
- a CDS encoding PDZ domain-containing protein: MDTLLPPAVDTRTPDRPARWPVVLAVVIVIAAILIGVGASVTLPYYSFSPGPAYEIDDLVTMANPDPIDGEFYMLTISLSPVSVIEYALAQFESSVDIIPREAVRPVGQTDEEYRARNRLSMDESKTNAVYVALNYLGYDVTVSGDGVLVAGLTEGSPVEGVLLPDDVIVKVDGVPVMTSGDLTSLIGERAVGDEVALDLLRDGEPVSLTVTLVEHVSDPSRPMVGFLATTYNWRYTSGIDIEIDTTNVGGPSAGLMYTLTLIDMLSEEDLAGGRVIAGTGTIDLDGSVGPIGGIRQKVVAAQATGADVMFVPADNWDELEGFDVDIEKVRVETYLDALAYLTGQQS
- the rplL gene encoding 50S ribosomal protein L7/L12, with product MSTDDLLDVFGEMTVLELKDFLDAFEEKFEVTAAAPMAMAMAPAAAGDVVVEEEKDEFDVVLTSPGDKKIQVIKEVRGITNLGLKEAKDLVEANGTVLEGASKEDAEKAKATLEAAGASVELR
- the rplJ gene encoding 50S ribosomal protein L10, with protein sequence MPRPEKVQAVEEIRDRLGSARATYLAEYRGLSVNQQQKLRRALRAAGGEFKVVKMSLARRAADELGIEFGDDLTGPTGLAFADTDAVSIAKVLRDFAKENDALVIKSGVLGTEMLTPESVTKLADIEPREVLLAKIAGAAKAPLVNFAGMLQSFTRDAASLFSQLLEKKETDPASQDAPASQDAAEPTEATASQEATDTDGEAPAQVEAAADEEVVSEPAAEADEEVVTEPETEAPVAEAAEEE
- the rplA gene encoding 50S ribosomal protein L1 is translated as MAGKKTVEAKKRYDDKNDYEAEEAFELVKSLASATFDETVEVAFRLGIDPRKADQLVRGTVSLPNGTGKTVRIAVIASSEKHAEAEAAGADLVGGEELVAELTAGHALDFDLMIASPDMMAKVGTLGRVLGPRGLMPNPKAGTVTQDIGKAVTEFKGGRIEYRNDKFGNVHVPIGKVSFEADKLFENFVAISGEISRARPAASKGVYIRNVSVASTMGPGIRVQPYVPKKKA
- the rplK gene encoding 50S ribosomal protein L11 produces the protein MMGRKRLMTVIKLQIPAGQASPAPPVGPALGQHGVNIMDFVKAYNEATAKQTGTIIPVEISVFEDRSFTFITKTPPAPVLLRQAARLEKGSATPHTVKVGSVTRDQVRQIAETKMIDLNANDIEAAMKIIEGTARSMGITVKG
- the nusG gene encoding transcription termination/antitermination protein NusG, with product MSDIAQDDAVEEIEEAEAPELDAAPTTDVDGEVAVESVVAEVVEPLADAVPAEAEPVVAEPAEVVPAKPVSPYDKQGDWYVINSYSGYENKVKMNLETRTKSMHLEDRIFEIVIPMEDVVEIKNGKKETVQRKSLPGYVLCRMYLDDDTWYAVRNTPAVTGFVGSGTKPVPLSRREVERFLGGAEVDEEAKAPQFKPEWEMGDSVRVVVGPFADFNGIIESINLDQSKVTVLVDIFGRDTPLELGFTDIQKN
- the secE gene encoding preprotein translocase subunit SecE; its protein translation is MNRDQRRIQDREQRRLERAAQQEKESQAGKSAVQRAAAKRAAPATKAREPFFRRVWHFLKEVRAELKRVSWPTREQMVAFTTVTMITTVALTAFVFAIDIGFKAGLLYILELGI
- a CDS encoding sigma-70 family RNA polymerase sigma factor is translated as MSSHPIHPNDHWVEAAQSGDRDAFRQLVEQNQRDVYTLAVRLVRDPHLAEDVAQETFVRAWRALPAFRGDAAFSTWLHRITVNTAWTHRRRQKRHRHADIDEVRTVVDETRRHNPGHLDDTLHLAVALREALNTLTAEQRMVVVLKDVEGWSHLEIAEALGITAGAAKVRLHRARRRLRALLVDVDW
- a CDS encoding MaoC family dehydratase N-terminal domain-containing protein, with translation MSIDHLAGRSYGPFSVAVTPQLVSAYVAATGDDPIRWTTFAPPSIASVALFAAAPEFLFGSDVGDYNRILLHADQTFEWHRPVLIGSELAVTATVERIRERGGMAFVSFGAAIVDHGGEPVISSSSTFIMSPEAPPASDAEQVEPDVHRRGDNQIVRPERMPSAGSAIAPVSKSASRADLVRYASASSDFNPIHWDHATARAGGLPRVICHGLLLAAWLFQAAGRHTDAPVPLSRASVRFKKPLLAGDSGRISGTVTAMDSTAAQVDMTLASAGEVCVTAQVRVTR
- the rpmG gene encoding 50S ribosomal protein L33 yields the protein MPSDKRPAITLACETCKHRNYVTTKNKSNTKERLELSKYCSWCRTHTNHKETR